In the genome of Lathyrus oleraceus cultivar Zhongwan6 chromosome 4, CAAS_Psat_ZW6_1.0, whole genome shotgun sequence, the window TTTTTCTATACCATAAATGAATAAGTAAGGATACACATGGTCACCTTATCGCAAACCTTGAATAGGAGCAACATTATCAAGCTTCTCATTATTCCACTTAAGAGAAAAGAATGAGATGGTGATGCAACTCATAATCAGATCAATTGTTAACGCTGTAAATTCAAATTCTACTAGATTTAGTATTGTTAGACTTAATGTATGGAAGTAAACTATAGGTGATCACTATTTTTATAAATTCTTTTCAGATTTTATCTTTAAATAATGTAAGATTTGAATTTTTTCAATACACCTTTTTATATTTAACATTATTGTATTTGTTTGATATATGAATATAGATGGTGGGTGATCGATCAACGGTTTAAATCATCTCTATAAAAATCAACGATAAGATAAAATATGTTACtttttataaatttatttaaattttatcTTTAAGCAACCTATATTTTCTTcaatataataaaaatttattatttatATGTACGTTAGAAActtttttatatataaaatataattattgaATATGAGTTGCATTTaagtaataataaaaaatgattttaaaaatataatattttagTCTTGAACAAGATTATGGTAGAATCGAATTCAGGTCATGACCATCAAAAAACATTAATACACTTCCATCAGGCCAATACATAAACATCTTACATATATTTAATAAACAATctatataataaatatttaatgtatttttaatatttgagaCCCCCAAATTTTTGAGGCCCTGTACGGTGGCACACCTCGCACGCCCATAAGGCCTGTCCGCCCTGTTCATTATGAATAAGCATATAGTAATGGACATAAATGGTTAATTGAGGCATTTTTTTAGTgatttcatatatatatatatatatatatatatatatatatatatatatatatatatatatatatatatatatatatatatatatatatatattaattaattaattaattaatcagATTAGATCgtaattaaataaaaaaattattttgttttattttgtatTTGTTAAATTGTGACTAACTATAAATGTCTCTCATAATATAAATAAGAGTATCTTTGTATAAACTAGTTGAAATTTCTAAtgaattttgatttttaaactaTTCTAACATTTTAATTTCAAATGAATTTTcgttttttttaatttatttgtttAGATATATTAATAGTAAATTCTTTTAAGCTAATTGTTAATTTTTGATGAGATTAATTAATTATGATTTACAAAGTTTAGTAATTTAGAGTCTGAGTGTTTGAACTAGCGACCCTCAATTCAATTTAGCAAAACAAAATGAACCAGCAAGATAGCCAACCACACCACATTAAGTTTTGTGATGGATAGTGATTTAACTGCTCAATTAATTTTTTTAGTGTAAGAAACACATTATTTTTACTATCTTTTTTAtttatgaaatttatttttcactctttcttttatttttaatattcGTTTAAAATATATGTTAAAGAGTTTTTGAGTAATTCAAATTTTCTCATCGGTCAATATGGAGAGTAACTGGTTACATGTGTTAAAATAAGTTAAATGtgttaaaataaattaaataagcTGAAGAGAAAATACTTTTGGAGTTATTGCAACCGATTACGCATACGTAGTAACCGGTTACCGCTGTTTGTTATCTTTTGGTTTTAGCAATTGTAGTCGATTATAGATTTTGTGTAACCGGTTAGAGATTCGAGAATTTTGTTTTTCTCTTATTTGACTTATGTAACTAGAGTCTCAATCATATTGTAATGTTGTATAAATGTCTTGGAGGCATCCTCATCAATGTTAATGAAATATCCTCACCCTTAATCAATTTCTCTCTCGCAATTCCTCTTTTCCTTTCACACTCTAATTTCTCCATTATTCACTAATCTTATGGTTTTAAGTTCTAACATTTGGCATCTAAGAGTCTGATTCTAATCCCCAAACACCTAGTGTGCAACATGAATTCTGAATCCAATGAAAGAATCCCTGCAAACCTATCCATCATTGAAGCGAGGAATTACGACAAATGGTGCAAAACAAATAAAAGTGTTGTTTGACTAtcaagatgttcttgaagtgatcaagaatGAGGTGAGTCACCTTGTCGAAGATTCAACGGATGCACAATGAGCAACGCATGAGAAAGATAAGAAGAAAGATTTCAAGGCAATGTTTCTGATTCATCAATGTTGGATGGtgacaactttgagaaagttggtgaATGCGAATCGTCAAAGCAAACATGGGAAATCTTAGAGAAGGCATACACATGGGCTGACAAGGCGAAGGTGGTGAGATTACAAACTCACAAACTTCAACAACTTGAATTGATTCAAATGGAGGTAAATGATACAATCAAAGATTTCACAACAAGAATCACTCAATTAGTGATTCAAGTGAAGGCATGTGGAGAAACATTCATGGGGCAGTATGTTGTCGCAAAAATCTTACGTTCTTTAATGCCAAGATTTGACAATGTTGTTGTAGCGATTGAGGAATCAAAGGATTTTGTGACAATGAGCAAAGAGAAGTTGCAAAGATCTCTTGAGGCTCATGAGAAAATGATGGAGGGGAGAAATAATAATAAGGCAAAGACAGTGATCTCATGGCAAGCTCAGTTCAACGAGAAGGACAAGAGATTGAAAGGAAAATGGCACATGAAGAGTAAAGGgaattttcaaaaaatttatgGAAGAAAGTCCCAAAGTTCCAAAAATTCGACTTTTCAAAGGGGTGAGAGAAGCTGCAAAAAAAATGATGGTCAAGACAACTTTAGAGGTGAAAAAAGAGGTTTGATAAAAGTAAGAAGCAGTGCTTTAAGTGTCAAAGATTCAGTCATTTTGCAAGAGAGTGCAATGCAAACAAGAAGGAACCTCAAGAAGATAAAGCCAAGATTGCAAGACAAGAGTTTGATGAGGAGAATATACTCTTGGTCATGATCAGAGAAGGAAAATGTAGTAGCAGTAGACTGCAGGACAACAGTAGCAACAATTATGGGAATGCTGCCAAAAATAGGTTGTAATAGGTTACATGAAAGTTGTAATTGATTACATGCAGAAGAAAATGTTATGGTAACTGTGAGAGAAGGAATCCAGTGCAGGGAATAATGGTATTTGGATTCCGGGTATTCTACTCATATGATATGGAGAAATGAATGGTTTGTTAAAATCAATCGTGCCATGAAGAACAACGTGTCATTCGAAGATGACACCACTCTAGCAGCCAATGGGATCGATGATGTTTTGATTACGAGAAGGGATGGTGGATATTCCTTGACCAAAAATATATTGTACATTCCAGGAATCAAATGTAACCTTCTAAGTATTGGCCAATTGCTTGAGAAGGATTACAAGATTCATATGGAAAACAAGTGGTTGTGCATTATGGATGCAAACGGGGTTTTGGTCCTTAAAGCTCTTATGACTACCAATAAAACTTTCAAGGTATAACTAAAGGATATGAAGCATATATGTCTTGCTACAACGACAAGCCGAGAAGAGTGGATATGCCATTATCATCTTTGACATCTCAGTTTTTGAGATCTCAAAGACTTGCAAATGAACAAAATGGTAACGGGGTTGTCATTGATCAATATAACggctaaaatttgtgaagaatgtgtgcaagcaAAGCAACATAAGGGTAAATTCAACAAAGATGAAAGTTGTAGAACCAAGAATCACCTTGAGTTGGTGTATTCAAATGTGTGTGGACCGATGCAAGTAGATTCCATTGGTGGCAATAAATATTTTGTCACATTAATCAACGATCATAGTAGAAACTTATGGACATAACTAATCAAGAGAAATGATGATGtatttgaagtgtttaagaagttTAAGTCCATGGTTGAGAGGCAAAGTAGTCACAAGCTCAAAGTGCTCAAAATGAATGATGGAGGCGAATATGTCTCAAAAGACTTTGAGAGGTTTTGTGATCAACAAGGGATTACACATGAGGTTATACCACCTTATACACCACAAAAAATGGTATTGTCAAAAGGAAGAATCAATCGATCATGAATATGGTAAGAAGCATGTTAAAGAGGAAATAATTGCTGAAAAAGTTATGGAAAGAAACGGCATCCATAACTACCTATTTGTTGAATAGGTGTCGAAAAAAGAAGATTGAGAAGGTAACACCGGAGGAAGCATGGTCGGGTTTCAAACCTAATATGAACCATTTGAGAGTTTTTTGTTTCGTAGCGTATCGACATGTTCTTGGGTAGCTTAGAAAGAAGTTGGGTGATAAGGGAGAAATAATAATACTTGTAGGGTATCACTCTACCAGTGGTTACAAGTTATTTGATGCAGTAAACACGAGGGTTGTGATAAGTCAAGACGTCATTTTTCGACGAGATGAAGCCACTGCAGCAACCTATAATCAGTTACAGCATTGAAAATTCAAATTCTGCAGATACTAGAGGTGTAGAAACGCCCGTTGTCGAAGCCTGAATTGAAGAGAATGTGAGAAGATAAACAAGGCAAAGAAGTTTGCCTCAAGGAATCCAAGATTGCGAGCTATTCCGAGACAACAAAGTCAATGATGATGGTAATTTTGTCCATTTTGCACTCATGGGCGAATCCAAATCCGTTAAAATAGAAGAGACTTTAAGTGATCCAAAATGGATTTCTGCTATGAAAGAGGAGCTGAAATCTATTGAGTAGAACAATACTTGGGAGTTGGTTGATCTATCGAATGGGAAGAAACTAATTGGTGTGAGATGGGTGCTCAAAGTGAAAGCAAATCCCAAGGGTGAAATGATCAAGCATAAGACTCGATTAGTTGCAAAGGGATTCTTGCAAAGATAAGACATATACTTTAAAGAGGTATTCACACGGATAGCTAAAGTTGAAACCATTAGGCTAATTGTTGGTATTGTGAATAATAATAATTGGCCCATCTACCAAATGAGCGTCAAATCTGCGTTTTTGAACGGACCGTAGGAGGTGTATGTAGAACAACCCTCTGGTTTTGTTGTGAGAAACCAAGAGCTAAAGTTCTACAAGTTGAAGAAAATGTTATATGATTTGAAGCAAGatccaagagcttggaacaaaagAATAGATGGTTTCCAAAAGGAGGTTGGCTTCAAGAAATGTGTATCCGAGCGTGGCGTGTATATGAAGATGGATACAAGTGAATGAGTGATTATCCTTTGTATATATGTAGACGACTTATTGATAATGGGCAGTAGCGAAAAATGAATTTTTAAGTTCAAGAGTGAACTTATGAAAGAATTTGAGATGTCTGACTTTAGCCTCATGACATACTTCTTTGGCATTGAGTTCCACAAGTCCAAAAGAGGAATGCTCATGCACCAATGAAGGAATGCACTTGAGATATTGTAAAATTTTGAAAGGGGGCATTGTAATGCTGCCATTACTCCGGCTGAGCCGAGGCTACAATTTTCAAAGAGTGAGGATGAGCAAGATGTTGATCCAACTCAGTATAGTAAGCTGATTGGATCCTTGCGCTATTTGTGCAATACTCGACCGAACTTTGTGATTAGTGACAATATTGTAAGTAGATTCATGGAGAGACCAAAGGTGTCTCACTTTGAAGCAGTCAAGAGGATCCTAAGATATGTCAAAGGGTCTATTGGTTGCAAAATTCTCTTTTCCGCAACGGATATAGGCATAAAATGCAATTTTCTAAGTTTTACCAATTCCAATTGGTGCATAAATAAATATGATCGAAAGTCTACAACTACATACATCTTTATGTTATATGGAACACCAATCTCATGGTGTTCGAAGAAGGAACATGTAGTTTTACTCCTATCTTGTGAGTTAGAGTATATTGTCGTTTCATTATGTGTGTGTCAAGACATGTGGCTTATGAATCTATTGAAGGAGCTGGGCAACAATGAGGATGAGGTTGTTACACTCCTGGTTGATAATATTTTCGTGATTAATCTTGCTAAGAACCCAATTGCACATGAGAGGAGTAAGCATATTGAGATGAGTTTTCAGTACTC includes:
- the LOC127138138 gene encoding uncharacterized protein LOC127138138 — encoded protein: MLDGDNFEKVGECESSKQTWEILEKAYTWADKAKVVRLQTHKLQQLELIQMEVNDTIKDFTTRITQLVIQVKACGETFMGQYVVAKILRSLMPRFDNVVVAIEESKDFVTMSKEKLQRSLEAHEKMMEGRNNNKAKTVISWQAQFNEKDKRLKGKWHMKSKGNFQKIYGRKSQSSKNSTFQRGERSCKKNDGQDNFRGEKRGLIKVRSSALSVKDSVILQESAMQTRRNLKKIKPRLQDKSLMRRIYSWS